One genomic segment of Theobroma cacao cultivar B97-61/B2 chromosome 6, Criollo_cocoa_genome_V2, whole genome shotgun sequence includes these proteins:
- the LOC18596868 gene encoding allantoinase — translation MDWQWKLLPLLTLLASFLFLFYIQDSFKPFQSDCSLLPYSHYWIASKHIVTPQGIISGAVEVKGGNIISIVKDKDWNGKSKQVVDYGYAVVMPGLIDVHAHLDDPGRAEWEGFPSGTKAAAAGGITTLIDMPLNSFPSTVSTETLKLKIEAAEKRIFVDVGFWGGLVPGNAFNATALEGLLNAGVLGLKSFMCPSGINDFPMTDANHIKAGLSVLAKYRRPLLVHSEIQQDVESYLQDEDGDDPRLYSTYLKTRPPSWEEAAIRELLTVTKDTRIGGPAEGAHLHVVHLSDASSSLDLIKEAKRRGDSITVETCPHYLAFSAEEIPDGDTRFKCAPPIRDAANKENLWNALMEGHIDMLSSDHSPTVPELKLLNDGNFLRAWGGISSIQFVLPVTWSYGRKFGVTLEQLALWWSERPAKLAQQHSKGAIAIGNHADIVVWEPEVEFDLNADHPMYVKNPSISAYIGKRLSGKVLATFVRGNLVYNEGNHAAAACGALILAT, via the exons ATGGACTGGCAATGGAAGCTCTTACCTCTGTTGACGCTCCtggcttcttttctctttcttttctacaTTCAAGATTCTTTCAAG CCATTTCAAAGCGATTGCAGTCTTCTTCCTTACAGTCACTATTGGATAGCAAGCAAGCACATCGTGACACCTCAAGGGATTATCTCTGGTGCAG TTGAGGTGAAGGGAGGGAATATCATATCCATAGTTAAGGACAAGGATTGGAATGGAAAATCTAAACAAGTAGTTGATTACGGCTATGCAGTTGTCATGCCTGGCTTAATCGATGT GCATGCACATCTAGATGATCCAGGAAGAGCTGAATGGGAGGGATTTCCTTCAGGGACTAAAGCAGCTGCTGCAG GTGGCATTACAACATTGATTGACATGCCTCTAAATAGCTTTCCTTCCACCGTTTCAACAGAAACCTTGAAACTCAAG ATTGAGGCTGCAGAGAAGAGAATTTTTGTTGATGTTG GCTTTTGGGGAGGTCTAGTTCCTGGAAATGCATTCAATGCAACAGCTCTGGAAGGTCTCCTAAATGCTGGTGTCCTTGGTTTGAAG TCTTTTATGTGCCCTTCAGGGATCAATGACTTTCCCATGACTGATGCCAATCATATTAAG GCAGGGCTTTCTGTATTGGCCAAATACAGAAGACCTTTACTTGTACATTCAGAGATTCAACAAGATGTCGAAAGCTACCTACAAGATGAAGATGGCGATGATCCTCGATTGTATTCAACTTATCTTAAGACAAGGCCACCTTCTTG GGAGGAGGCAGCTATTAGAGAACTTTTGACTGTCACAAAAGACACAAGGATCGGAGGTCCAGCAGAAGGTGCTCATCTACATGTTGTTCATTTGTCTGATGCCAGTTCTTCCTTAGATCTTATAAAG GAAGCAAAAAGGAGAGGTGACAGCATAACTGTTGAGACTTGCCCTCATTACTTGGCTTTTTCAGCAGAAGAGATTCCAGACGGAGATACTCGTTTCAAGTGTGCTCCTCCTATCCGTGATGCAGCCAATAAAGAAAACTTATGGAATGCTTTAATG GAAGGACATATTGATATGCTAAGTTCTGATCATTCACCAACAGTCCCAGAACTTAAACTCCTGAATGATGGTAACTTTCTGAGGGCTTGGGGTGGCATTTCATCTATACAG TTTGTTCTTCCCGTGACATGGTCATATGGACGGAAATTTGGAGTAACATTAGAGCAGTTAGCATTATGGTGGAGTGAAAGGCCTGCGAAGCTTGCCCAACAACATTCAAAG GGAGCCATTGCAATTGGAAACCACGCAGACATTGTCGTCTGGGAACCTGAAGTGGAGTTTGACCTCAATGCTGATCATCCTATGTATGTTAAAAATCCC AGCATCTCTGCCTACATAGGAAAAAGACTATCCGGAAAAGTGCTGGCAACTTTTGTAAGAGGGAACCTTGTCTACAACGAGGGGAATCACGCTGCCGCTGCCTGTGGTGCTCTAATCCTCGCAACATAG
- the LOC18596867 gene encoding endonuclease MutS2, translating to MQLPTQFLSLQNPPLLSHRHRHYSLSTRPFKLKLIGSLANSPESRSSELATALQSETLKTLEWPSLCNYLSPFTSTSMALSLTKSAAFPIGQSQEESQKLLDQTTAALHAMEALKSEPLDLSAIEDVSGILRSAGSGQLLTVRELCRVRRTLGAARAVSEKLAAVAEGGSLKRYTPLLEILQNCNFQKELEKKIGFCIDCNLSTVLDRASEELELIRAERKRNMGNLDSLLKEVSANVFQAGGIDRPLITKRRSRMCVGVRASHKYLLPDGVVLNVSSSGATYFMEPKEAVELNNMEVKLSNSEKAEEMAILSLLTSEIAESEAEIKYLLDKLLEVDLAFAKAAYAQWMNGVCPIFSSTESEVLISNGADNAWSVDIEGIQHPLLLGSSLRNFTDFIASSSGDPSITEEKSGAMAAVKSSKGVSSFPVPIDIKVQCGTRVVVISGPNTGGKTASMKTLGLASLMSKAGMYLPAKKQPRLPWFDLVLADIGDSQSLERSLSTFSGHISRICEILEIASKESLVLIDEIGSGTDPLEGVALSTSILQYLKTRVNLAVVTTHYADLSRLKGKDSQYENAALEFSLETLQPTYQILWGSIGNSNALTIANSIGFDKNIIERAKKWVDSLKPEKQQERKVVLYQSLMEERSRLEAQFRRAESLHAEIMELYHEVRGEADNLEEREIALRAKETEKVQQELNAAKSQIDTVVLEFENLLKTANSDEFNLLIRKSESAINSIVKAHRPGDSFSFTETDTSSYQPQSGEQVHVKGLGNKLATVVEASEDDNTLLVQHGKIRVRVEKSNVRPISNGKKMARRSMKKRGEQSRELASNLDATNSAAIAYGPLIQTSKNTVDLRGMRVAEAAHHLDMAISARGSNSVLFVVHGMGTGVVKEQALEILRNHPRVAKYEQENPMNYGCTVAYIK from the exons ATGCAACTCCCCACTCAGTTCCTTTCCCTCCAAAACCCTCCACTTCTCTCTCACCGCCACCGCCACTACTCTCTCTCGACCAGACCTTTCAAACTCAAACTCATCGGCTCGCTTGCCAACTCACCCGAGTCACGCTCATCCGAACTCGCAACCGCCCTCCAAAGCGAAACCTTGAAAACCTTAGAATGGCCTTCCCTGTGCAATTACCTGTCTCCCTTCACATCTACCTCCATGGCCCTATCCCTCACCAAAAGCGCCGCATTCCCCATCGGTCAATCCCAGGAAGAGTCCCAGAAGCTTCTGGACCAAACCACCGCCGCTTTGCACGCCATGGAGGCCTTGAAATCGGAGCCGTTGGATCTCTCTGCCATCGAGGACGTCTCAGGAATCCTCCGCTCTGCTGGTTCAGGACAGCTGCTAACAGTCAGGGAGCTTTGCAGAGTTCGGAGGACGCTTGGCGCCGCAAGAGCCGTCTCGGAGAAGTTGGCAGCGGTCGCAGAAGGAGGTTCTTTGAAGAG GTACACTCCATTGCTTGAAATACTTCAGAATTGCAATTTCCAGAAGGAGTTGGAGAAAAAGATAGGATTTTGCATAGACTGCAATCTTTCAACTGTCCTTGATAGAGCTAGTGAAGAATTGGAGCTTATTAGGGCTGAAAGGAAGAGGAACATGGGAAATCTGGATTCTCTATTGAAAGAAGTATCAGCTAATGTTTTTCAGGCTGGAGGCATTGACAGACCTTTGATAACCAAGCGGCGGTCAAGGATGTGTGTGGGTGTGAGGGCTTCTCATAAATATCTGCTTCCAGATGGTGTGGTTCTGAACGTTAGCAGTTCTGGTGCAACATATTTTATGGAGCCTAAAGAGGCAGTTGAGTTGAACAACATGGAAGTAAAGCTTTCAAATTCTGAAAAAGCTGAGGAAATGGCTATTCTGAGCCTGCTTACATCTGAAATAGCAGAATCAGAAGCTGAGATAAAGTATTTGTTGGATAAACTTCTAGAAGTTGATCTTGCTTTTGCTAAAGCTGCATATGCTCAGTGGATGAATGGTGTCTGTCCAATTTTTAGTTCAACGGAATCTGAAGTTTTAATTTCCAATGGAGCAGATAATGCTTGGTCAGTAGATATTGAAGGAATACAGCATCCGCTTCTCCTTGGGTCTTCTTTAAGAAATTTCACAGATTTCATTGCATCCAGCTCTGGGGATCCGTCTATAACGGAGGAGAAAAGTGGTGCAATGGCTGCAGTAAAGTCTTCAAAAGGAGTATCCAGCTTTCCTGTTCCTATAGATATTAAAGTTCAATGTGGAACACGGGTGGTGGTTATCTCAGGACCCAATACAGGAGGTAAAACTGCTTCCATGAAAACTTTGGGGCTGGCATCTCTTATGTCAAAGGCTGGCATGTATTTGCCTGCTAAGAAGCAGCCAAGACTTCCGTGGTTTGATCTTGTTCTTGCAGATATTGGGGACAGCCAG TCTTTGGAACGAAGTCTTTCAACATTTAGTGGGCATATATCACGAATTTGTGAGATCTTGGAAATTGCCTCAAAAGAATCACTTGTCCTCATTGACGAAATTGGTAGTGGAACTGATCCTTTAGAAGGGGTGGCTCTATCTACCAGTATCTTGCAGTATCTCAAAACTCGTGTTAACTTAGCTGTTGTAACAACTCATTATGCGGATCTAAGTCGTCTTAAAGGGAAGGACTCTCAGTACGAGAATGCAGCCTTGGAATTTTCTCTGGAGACCTTACAACCTACCTACCAGATACTCTGGGGTAGCATCGGCAATTCAAATGCATTAACCATTGCTAATTCAATTggttttgataaaaatataattgaacGTGCAAAGAAGTGGGTGGACAGTCTAAAGCCAGAAAAGCAGCAGGAGCGGAAAGTTGTGCTATATCAATCGCTAATGGAGGAAAGGAGCAGATTGGAAGCTCAGTTCAGGAGGGCTGAATCTCTTCATGCTGAAATTATGGAACTTTATCATGAG GTTAGGGGTGAGGCAGACAATCTTGAAGAGCGTGAGATAGCTCTCAGGGCAAAGGAAACCGAGAAGGTTCAACAAGAATTAAATGCTGCAAAATCTCAAATTGACACTGTGGTGCTGGAGTTTGAGAATCTGCTCAAAACTGCCAATTCTGATGAATTTAATTTGCTGATTCGGAAATCTGAATCTGCAATTAACTCCATTGTAAAAGCTCACCGCCCTGGTGACAGTTTCTCTTTTACTGAAACAGATACAAGTTCATATCAACCTCAGTCTGGTGAGCAAGTCCATGTGAAGGGATTAGGAAACAAATTAGCTACTGTTGTTGAAGCATCTGAGGATGACAACACATTATTAGTCCAACATGGTAAAATTAGGGTCCGGGTTGAGAAGAGCAATGTTAGACCTATTTCAAATGGCAAAAAAATGGCGAGGCGGAGTATGAAAAAACGG GGAGAACAGAGCAGAGAGTTAGCGAGTAATTTAGATGCTACAAACAGTGCTGCAATTGCTTACGGCCCATTAATTCAGACATCAAAGAACACTGTAGATCTCCGTGGTATGCGAGTGGCAGAGGCTGCGCACCACCTCGACATGGCCATCTCTGCGAGAGGATCAAATTCGGTTCTCTTTGTTGTGCATGGCATGGGCACTGGTGTCGTTAAGGAGCAAGCACTGGAAATATTAAGAAATCATCCACGTGTGGCGAAGTATGAACAGGAAAATCCAATGAATTATGGTTGTACAGTTGCTTACATAAAGTGA
- the LOC18596866 gene encoding stem-specific protein TSJT1, with product MLAVFEKAIGNPPEELRLPSVGLDLEGKKTLEEILGTFRLLWPQSTLYHLSNGNFMALSHEAESPLHPRSMVVMDDIFCIFVGNLANMPELRRHYGLSRQATEAMVVIEAYKVLRDRAPYPPDQVIKDLEGKFAFILFDAKSVTLFVARDREGSVELKWGMAGDGSLVFSDDPNTVQEACGKSCAPFPPGCIFMNGNGLISFDHPLHKVKAIAREDDDGKICGVIFQVDLFTRLPSIPRTGSAANWADITVQEGE from the exons ATGTTGGCGGTTTTCGAGAAAGCAATAGGAAATCCACCAGAGGAGCTAAGGCTTCCTTCGGTTGGCTTAGATTTGGAGGGTAAGAAGACTCTGGAAGAAATCTTGGGGACTTTTAGGTTATTGTGGCCACAGTCAACCTTGTACCACCTTTCAAATGGGAATTTCATGGCTTTGTCACATGAAGCTGAGAGTCCTTTACATCCAAG GTCCATGGTTGTCATGGATGACATATTCTGTATCTTCGTCGGGAATCTTGCGAACATGCCCGAACTCAGGCGACATTACGGCCTGTCCAGGCAAGCAACGGAAGCCATGGTTGTGATTGAAGCTTACAAGGTGCTAAGAGACCGAGCTCCATATCCACCTGATCAAGTCATTAAAGATCTCGAAGGCAAATTTGCCTTCATTCTTTTTGATGCTAAATCTGTTACCCTCTTCGTGGCCAGG GACCGTGAAGGAAGCGTTGAGCTTAAATGGGGAATGGCTGGAGATGGCTCCCTGGTCTTTTCAGATGATCCTAACACCGTACAAGAGGCTTGTGGAAAATCCTGTGCACCCTTTCCTCCAG GCTGCATTTTCATGAATGGGAATGGTCTTATAAGCTTTGATCATCCACTTCACAAGGTAAAAGCAATAGCTCGCGAAGACGACGATGGAAAAATTTGTGGAGTAATTTTTCAGGTGGACTTGTTCACAAGACTCCCCAGCATTCCACGTACTGGTAGTGCTGCGAATTGGGCAGATATCACCGTCCAGGAGGGAGAATGA
- the LOC18596869 gene encoding uncharacterized protein LOC18596869: MLPPLWASPCGNQCTHKYATLMQIPWRVFCKKGCDADGETWEECLSECEEICYKDPVLKDQKWSAYIDRSPGAANYSEECFHACVAGCGFKFEMCQEKVDQVRPNRPLPPKPPPVEKPPKPPVTNPDEPAEDVPSTSA, translated from the exons ATGCTACCTCCGCTATGGGCTTCCCCATGTGGAAATCAATGCACTCACAAATACGCTACTCTCATGCAAATTCCTT GGAGAGTGTTTTGCAAAAAAGGGTGTGATGCGGATGGAGAGACATGGGAGGAAT GTTTGTCAGAGTGCGAAGAGATATGCTATAAGGATCCTGTATTAAAGGACCAGAAATGGAGTGCTTACATTGACCGTTCTCCTGGGGCTGCCAATTACTCTGAG GAATGCTTCCATGCTTGTGTAGCTGGCTGTGGTTTTAAG TTTGAAATGTGTCAAGAGAAAGTTGATCAAGTCCGACCAAACAGACCATTGCCACCCAAGCCTCCTCCTGTAGAGAAGCCACCAAAACCACCTGTCACTAATCCCGATGAACCTGCTGAAGATGTACCAAGTACTTCAGCATAG